A region from the Metopolophium dirhodum isolate CAU chromosome 9, ASM1992520v1, whole genome shotgun sequence genome encodes:
- the LOC132952893 gene encoding unconventional myosin IC-like has translation MAEEEFSFKRTFITHTRRKIVRRFTRSLPNLRVLPRGWHKKIFIKATNKLRKIHMIWKNKRYKISQDLKRKKQIELKMLAEYLFKDKKCSYECNTRCLFLIERLNSLEKYLKMTFMRTLNEKYLYGVKVVKFDRKGYKRRTRLLILTNKSLCLNQILKNKLKPKEKIPLDFVKKLEVTSGRDNFLLIKISPQYKHNKGDIILEVPYLIEFVTKFINISGNYKLLNINRLGVNQTLLHDIKGSKSGVIELKEGNSTPSITKDKYKNLIVCG, from the exons ATGGCGGAAGAAGAATTTTCTTTTAAACGGACGTTTATTACACATACCCGAAGGAAAATTGTACGCAGATTTACAAGGTCTTTACCAAATTTGAGGGTTTTACCCAGAGGAtggcataaaaaaatattcatcaaa GCAACTAATAAATTGAGAAAAATTCATAtgatttggaaaaataaaagataCAAAATCTCACAagatttaaaacgaaaaaaacaaattgaactgAAAATGCTCGCCGAATATCTTTTTAAAG ACAAAAAATGCAGCTATGAATGTAATACACGTTGTCTGTTTTTGATTGAACGGTTGAATTCATTAGAGAAGTATTTGAAAATGACATTTATGCGCACTCTAAATGAAAAATACCTA TATGGTGTTAAAGTGGTAAAATTCGACCGGAAAGGATACAAACGAAGAACTAGACTGTTGATATTGACAAACAAATCATTGTGTTTAAACcaaatacttaaaaacaaattaaaacccAAAGAAAAGATACCAttggattttgtaaaaaaattagaagTTACTTCGGGAAGGGATAACTTTCTACTCATCAAAATTTCACCACAATATAAACACAATAAG GGCGATATAATTCTTGAAGTTCCATATTTAATAGAATTcgttactaaatttattaacatCTCGGGCAACTATaagctattaaatataaacagacTAGGTGTCAATCAAAc ATTATTGCACGATATAAAAGGTTCCAAAAGTGGTGTTATAGAGTTAAAGGAAGGCAATTCCACGCCCAGTATTACTAAAGATAAGTACAAGAATTTGATCGtttgtggataa